The window TCAGCATGCAGATCCTCGATGAGCATCCCGATACGGTGATCATCATCGATGAGATAGACTATGCCTTCAAGCTGGATAAGATCTTGGGTGCCATCCGGGACATCGTTGATGAGACTCTGACCATTATCATCTTAGTGGGAATGCAGAATGCCAAAGATCGCCTCTCCCAGATAAGCGAACACTACTTTGATCGCTGCAATGCCTTCTATCAGTTCAAACCGCCTACCAAGACCGACCTGCGTTTGATCGCCGATGAGATCCTCGATGTCAAAGTGGATGCCGCTACCGTCGAGAGAATCTTCGAGTATTCCAAAGGCAGCCTCAGGCGAGCCATTAAGATGCTGCACGGATATGAGAATGGTAACTTAGATCTTACCCATGACATGATCACCGACCCGGACCAGGATGTAGTGCAATGACCACAAGTGACTTGGTAAACAACTTCGTTAACCAGTTCAACAAGCCCTTTGATCTGAACATGATCTCTAACATGATCGATAGAGAACCGGAGGGGGTCAGAGAAGTGTTAAATGTACTGCTCACTGCCGGGAGGATCAGATTGGTAGACCCGGAACAGGGCATCTATGTAAGGAATAACAGGTATTTGACCAGTGTGTGTTATCACCAGAAGGGCAAGTGGCAGTTTGACCCGATCGCTGCAAATGCTCTGCTTGATCATATTGAACAAGGGGGCTTCTTCACAATAAGAGAGGTGGCTAAAGACTTTCCACGCAGTCGGCAATGGGTCTACGTATATCTGGAAGCGCTTGCATCTATTGGAATACTCACTTACAGTGCCGATGGTTACAAAGTTGAAACAAGAGGTAATCTCAAAGATATCGGCAAGAAGATAGTAAAGGGTGCCATCAACCAGATCTATAATGACTACTACTCAAAGTCCAAGGTTAGTAACCGTCCTTACACATCTTATACATCCAAGCCGGTCGATCCTGAAAAACTTAGAATAAGACAAGAGAAAGCCGAGATAAAGAAGGCTGAGGCAAAAGCAGCCAGGAAAGCTCGTAGCGAAGAGTGGGAACGGTTGCATCCCGGCCAAAGCAGACGC is drawn from Candidatus Cloacimonadota bacterium and contains these coding sequences:
- a CDS encoding ATP-binding protein, which produces MKANKLVMISNVVEADQCVQYLLRRPKTEMVGLGMIYGRPGLGKTTYAQRIAFQRNYIYLRLESMTTPKAFSTMLLTALYRKFDLGNFIPSGSTNNLFKLSMQILDEHPDTVIIIDEIDYAFKLDKILGAIRDIVDETLTIIILVGMQNAKDRLSQISEHYFDRCNAFYQFKPPTKTDLRLIADEILDVKVDAATVERIFEYSKGSLRRAIKMLHGYENGNLDLTHDMITDPDQDVVQ